The Candidatus Malacoplasma girerdii genome has a segment encoding these proteins:
- a CDS encoding BspA-like protein has protein sequence MVISNPHTHTHTHSSLVVENKVTNDISWSIDGKGNIWPTDRSKVSGEITIPNTVNGKVVTGIANSAFEDCTLLTSVTFAEGSKLTSIDDNAFEDCTLLTSVTFAEGSQLNRIGWGAFKDCIALTSINIPSGVTSIGGWAFSGCFKLISITFAEGSKLTSIGKNAFWVCSALTSINIPSSVTSIGGEAFSYCPLTSIEFAGNQTYDWVPTAEGGNTVGGYIIQKGNDLSTNTVVGCLAYGKINIKLPDGKTSIIGNAFSCCSGITHIGISDNVTNIGWTAFWNCTSLTSIIIPSSITSIGKTAFGNCDKMGTITFNWNEEQLSKLTLGNNLIRNDTSSQTINFHIPWGTKDQYNAKFTQDILGTNVTANWIDDIQWSITDDGFISPANKDLIKGDVTIPNTVGGKVVTGIANSAFDSCTSLTSVNFDNDSQLTSIGYMAFNGCGSLKNITIPKSVTSFGALAFSKCALTSINIPSSVTSIGEAAFADCPLTSIKFTDNDTYKRFSTKSKDGEEIGAYVISKSQDLSTSTVAGCLAYGKINIELPDGKTSIIDNAFDWCSALTSINIPSSVTSIGDTAFSRCSSLKSVNFAEGSKLYSIGGEAFYDCTSLTSINIPNSVTSIDGRAFEDCYNLSDVYLNWDENQIKKLQIDDYVFDSTTKKITINFHIPKGMKELYIAKTKGWFNGSAVPNWIENNPPAPSSNSNLPLILGLTFGFIILIGIGSYLGYRYYKHRKAINKK, from the coding sequence GTGGTTATATCTAATCCACACACACACACACACACACACAGTAGTTTAGTTGTTGAAAACAAAGTAACAAATGATATTAGTTGAAGTATTGATGGTAAAGGAAATATTTGACCAACTGATAGATCAAAAGTTTCAGGTGAAATAACTATTCCTAATACTGTTAATGGTAAAGTTGTTACTGGAATTGCTAATAGTGCTTTTGAAGATTGCACTTTATTAACAAGTGTAACTTTTGCTGAAGGCAGCAAATTAACTAGTATTGATGATAATGCTTTTGAAGATTGCACTTTATTAACAAGTGTTACTTTTGCTGAAGGCAGTCAATTAAATAGAATTGGCTGAGGTGCTTTTAAAGATTGTATTGCATTAACAAGTATCAATATTCCAAGTGGTGTAACTAGTATTGGCGGTTGAGCTTTTAGTGGTTGTTTCAAATTAATAAGCATTACTTTTGCTGAAGGCAGCAAATTAACTAGTATTGGCAAAAATGCTTTTTGAGTTTGTAGTGCATTAACAAGTATCAATATTCCAAGTAGTGTCACTAGTATTGGTGGAGAGGCTTTTAGCTATTGCCCATTAACAAGTATAGAGTTTGCCGGAAATCAAACTTATGATTGAGTTCCAACAGCAGAAGGTGGCAACACAGTTGGAGGTTATATCATTCAAAAAGGTAATGATTTAAGCACAAACACTGTTGTTGGGTGTTTAGCCTATGGAAAAATTAATATTAAATTGCCTGATGGGAAAACCAGTATTATTGGTAACGCTTTTAGTTGTTGTAGTGGAATAACTCATATCGGAATTTCCGATAATGTTACCAATATTGGTTGAACTGCATTTTGAAATTGCACTTCATTAACAAGTATTATTATTCCAAGTAGTATAACTAGTATTGGTAAAACGGCGTTTGGTAATTGTGATAAAATGGGAACAATTACTTTTAATTGGAATGAGGAGCAATTAAGCAAATTAACTCTTGGAAATAATTTAATTAGAAATGATACTTCTAGTCAAACAATTAATTTTCATATTCCATGAGGAACAAAAGATCAATATAATGCAAAATTTACTCAAGACATTTTAGGAACTAACGTTACTGCTAATTGAATTGATGATATTCAATGAAGTATTACAGATGATGGTTTTATTTCACCTGCTAACAAAGACTTAATTAAAGGTGATGTAACAATTCCTAATACTGTTGGTGGTAAAGTTGTTACTGGAATTGCTAATAGTGCTTTTGATAGTTGTACTTCATTAACAAGTGTTAATTTTGATAATGACAGTCAATTAACTAGTATTGGTTATATGGCTTTTAATGGTTGTGGTTCATTAAAAAACATTACTATTCCAAAGAGTGTAACTAGTTTTGGGGCGCTAGCTTTTAGTAAATGTGCATTAACAAGCATTAATATTCCAAGTAGTGTAACTAGTATTGGTGAAGCTGCTTTTGCTGATTGTCCTTTAACTAGTATTAAATTTACTGACAATGATACTTATAAACGTTTTTCAACAAAATCTAAGGATGGAGAAGAAATTGGAGCTTATGTTATTTCCAAAAGTCAAGATCTAAGTACAAGTACTGTTGCAGGATGTTTAGCTTATGGAAAAATTAATATTGAATTGCCTGATGGGAAAACCAGTATTATTGATAACGCTTTTGATTGATGTAGTGCATTAACAAGTATTAATATTCCAAGTAGTGTAACTAGTATTGGCGATACTGCATTTAGTCGTTGCAGTTCTTTAAAAAGTGTAAATTTTGCTGAAGGTAGTAAATTGTATAGTATTGGTGGAGAAGCCTTTTACGATTGTACTTCATTAACAAGCATTAATATTCCTAATAGTGTAACTAGTATTGATGGAAGGGCTTTTGAAGACTGCTATAATTTATCTGATGTTTATTTAAATTGAGATGAAAATCAAATTAAAAAGCTTCAAATTGATGATTATGTTTTTGATAGTACTACTAAAAAAATAACTATCAATTTTCACATTCCAAAAGGAATGAAAGAACTATATATAGCAAAAACTAAAGGTTGATTTAATGGTTCTGCTGTGCCTAATTGAATTGAAAATAATCCTCCAGCTCCGAGCTCCAATTCAAATTTACCTTTAATCTTAGGTCTAACATTTGGATTCATTATTCTAATTGGAATTGGAAGTTACTTGGGATATCGATACTATAAACATCGTAAAGCAATAAATAAAAAATAA
- a CDS encoding BspA-like protein: MANDVAWDIDNNGNIKLSDKSKVSGEITIPNTVNGKVVTGIANDAFSSCYKLIGITIPNSVTSIGNATFWNCSSLKTINIPGSVTSIADYAFKGCSSLISINIPSSVTSISIQAFYHCDSLTSINIPSSVTSIGEHAFNDCVKLTNVNFTDDSKLNNIWNYAFNGCPLTSIKFTDNDTYRRISTTFDSGEEIGAYIIVKNGNLSENTVDGNLAYGKIDVKLPDEKSNIADNVFNECLGVNNVIVPNSVTTIGNSSFSGCSSLTNVTILNGVTSISNATFDGCSSLTSINMPRVV; encoded by the coding sequence TTGGCAAATGATGTTGCTTGAGATATTGATAATAATGGAAATATAAAACTCTCTGATAAATCAAAAGTTTCAGGTGAAATAACTATTCCTAATACTGTTAATGGTAAAGTTGTTACAGGAATTGCTAATGATGCTTTTAGTAGTTGCTACAAATTAATAGGCATTACTATTCCAAACAGTGTAACTAGTATTGGCAACGCTACTTTTTGAAATTGCAGTTCATTAAAAACTATTAATATTCCAGGTAGTGTAACTAGTATTGCAGATTATGCTTTTAAAGGTTGCAGTTCCCTAATAAGTATTAATATTCCAAGTAGTGTAACTAGTATTAGTATTCAAGCTTTTTATCATTGTGATTCACTAACAAGTATTAATATTCCAAGTAGTGTCACTAGTATTGGTGAGCATGCTTTTAATGATTGCGTAAAATTAACAAACGTTAATTTTACTGATGATAGTAAACTAAATAATATTTGGAATTATGCTTTTAATGGTTGTCCTTTAACTAGTATTAAATTTACTGACAACGATACTTATAGACGCATTTCAACGACATTTGACAGTGGTGAAGAAATTGGAGCCTATATTATTGTTAAAAATGGCAATTTAAGTGAAAACACTGTTGATGGAAATTTAGCTTATGGAAAAATTGATGTTAAACTGCCTGATGAAAAAAGTAATATTGCTGATAATGTTTTTAATGAATGTTTAGGAGTAAATAATGTTATTGTTCCAAATAGTGTAACTACTATTGGTAATAGTTCTTTTAGTGGTTGCAGTTCATTGACAAATGTCACTATTCTGAACGGTGTAACTAGTATTAGCAACGCTACTTTTGATGGATGTAGTTCACTAACAAGCATTAATATGCCAAGAGTAGTGTAA